In the Carassius gibelio isolate Cgi1373 ecotype wild population from Czech Republic chromosome A2, carGib1.2-hapl.c, whole genome shotgun sequence genome, one interval contains:
- the LOC128028950 gene encoding claudin-9-like — protein sequence MANTGLQVMGLVLGVAGWAFGILVCVAPWWRVSAFVGDELVVSQVLWEGLWMTCLSQWGRLQCKVYDSGLALSGSAQMCRALCVLSLLLCLLALMLSVTGLKCTRCLGDAHETKARLGQVGAALFLAAAFFFLLPVCWTAYVVIRDFYDPNVAAPLKRELGPALYLGWGVTVLMLVGGALLYLGSASPGVPAVPVFGKGAKGNPPSTAEIKPEKVFV from the coding sequence ATGGCAAACACGGGTCTTCAGGTGATGGGTCTGGTCCTGGGCGTGGCAGGTTGGGCGTTCGGGATCCTGGTGTGCGTCGCCCCCTGGTGGCGTGTGTCGGCGTTCGTGGGGGACGAGCTGGTGGTGTCTCAGGTGCTGTGGGAGGGGCTGTGGATGACGTGTCTGTCGCAGTGGGGCCGTCTGCAGTGTAAAGTCTATGACTCCGGCCTCGCCCTCTCAGGCTCCGCCCAGATGTGCCGCGCCCTGTGTGTGCTGTCGCTGCTCCTGTGTCTGCTGGCGCTCATGCTCAGCGTGACCGGGCTCAAGTGCACGCGCTGCCTGGGGGACGCGCACGAGACCAAAGCGCGACTGGGGCAGGTCGGCGCGGCGCTCTTCCTCGCGGCTGCATTTTTCTTCCTTTTGCCGGTGTGTTGGACAGCGTATGTGGTGATACGAGATTTCTACGACCCGAATGTCGCCGCACCGCTTAAACGAGAACTCGGACCAGCGCTCTACCTGGGATGGGGCGTGACCGTGCTGATGCTGGTGGGCGGGGCTTTGTTGTATTTAGGCTCCGCCTCCCCTGGAGTTCCAGCTGTGCCTGTTTTCGGAAAAGGCGCCAAAGGAAACCCTCCATCCACAGCAGAGATCAAACCAGAGAAGGTCTTTGTGTAA
- the LOC127939874 gene encoding GTPase IMAP family member 9-like, with product MVGKTGAGKSASGNTILGEKIFVEKFSAESVTKTCQQHQQKTGRLISVIDTPGLFDTSISEEQLKKELVKCVEMSVPGPHVFLLVIRLDDRFTDEEKNTVKWIQKNFGEEAAHYTIVLFTRGDQLEKEKLTIVEFLTENKQIGELVKQCKGHYHVFNNKKENNPSQVTELLEKIDIMVKENGGEHYTNDMYQEAQRKIRLKKVKDAALVGTAIAAGVGAAVVGGAVLIAAPNHVALRAAVMTGTAAGAAAMAAANGTSLSEAIIKEFQAAYEPKKQK from the coding sequence ATGGTGGGGAAAACTGGAGCTGGAAAGAGTGCATCAGGAAACACCATCCTGGGAGAAAAGATATTTGTAGAAAAATTCTCAGCTGAATCTGTGACTAAGACATGCCAACAGCATCAGCAGAAAACAGGTCGATTAATCTCAGTGATCGACACTCCAGGATTGTTTGATACATCAATCAGTGAAGAACAACTGAAGAAGGAATTAGTGAAGTGTGTAGAAATGTCTGTTCCTGGTCCTCATGTGTTTCTGCTGGTCATCAGACTGGATGACAGATTCACAGATGAAGAGAAAAACACAGTCAAATGGATTCAGAAGAACTTTGGAGAAGAAGCTGCACATTACACCATCGTTCTGTTCACTAGAGGAGATCAGTTAGAAAAGGAAAAACTAACTATTGTGGAGTTTCTGACAGAAAACAAGCAGATTGGAGAGCTAGTTAAACAGTGTAAAGGGCATTATCAtgtgttcaataataaaaaagaaaacaatccaTCACAGGTAACTGAACTGCTGGAGAAGATCGACATAATGGTGAAGGAGAACGGAGGAGAGCATTACACTAATGATATGTACCAGGAAGCTCAGAGAAAAATAAGGCTGAAAAAGGTTAAAGATGCAGCATTAGTGGGAACAGCTATAGCAGCAGGTGTAGGAGCAGCAGTTGTAGGAGGTGCAGTGTTGATTGCTGCTCCTAATCATGTGGCTCTACGTGCAGCTGTAATGACAGGAACCGCTGCTGGAGCTGCTGCAATGGCTGCTGCTAATGGAACATCACTATCTGAAGCAATAATCAAAGAATTTCAAGCAGCATATGAGCCCAAGAAGCAGAAATGA